Proteins found in one Coffea eugenioides isolate CCC68of chromosome 5, Ceug_1.0, whole genome shotgun sequence genomic segment:
- the LOC113771028 gene encoding uncharacterized protein LOC113771028, translated as MEEFNEAIGSCGLSEVPFDGAAFTWTNGTVWQRLDRALMNREWADGFDLSHVSHLARGRSDHAPLLICCQNGGPPKCSFKFLNVWRGHPGFQEVVQREWGKTVEGEGMAKFYNKLRLVKAGLRVWNAEVFGNIFSKVKEAEVIMKQREGEFDMSRDPAARASLEEAKAVYARESAAECEYWRQKAGVKWLQAIRGSAVEFVSSLFASEQHGWQPPSVPFTVPQLSAEDNGLLAALPEMEEVREVIFGMEADSALGPDGFGAGFYQGCWSIIKLDLLEAVKAFFQGMCLPRSFTSTSIVLLPKVAGASCWKDFRPISLCNTCSKIISKVVARRLGRVLPSLVSPWQTGFVPGRGITDNILLTQELVMDLDRRLRHPNIMLKLDMEKAYDRVEWPFLLFMLRQFGFQERVVDIFFRLVSNNWFSILVNGEAAGFFKSSRGVRQGDPVSPGLFVLVTDFLGRGLHHLLLSRPGRLFVSAGSQVPYLAFADDMLIYTRCSEDCLNAIKGFLEGYQQASGQRVNVNKSAFILASGATEAQEQMVTRVLGFHRARFPFTYLGAPIYKGRCLSLLFDGIEAKMRGHLGHWSTKLLSFGGKMVLIRHVLASLPMYLLQVLNPPKAVFIRLGNICNSFLWDQRGEKRMHWASWEKLCFPSEEGGLGFRSFRDMSRAFAAKLWWRFRSGDSIWAEFMHAKYSSGCHPLEDSSVRPSRTWRRLEAIRVVVEPKIRWCIGEGLVDFWKDRWALDNPLEEVVVGAGHPHFLVSEFLTRDGWDEARLAQWVPESVIGVIRDIPFEVSQKDRLVWAPSSSGLFSVNSAWEFLRQRRCPSLVDSLLGQPALPAKMVFLAWRLVRKFIPLDVVLKSRGVMIPSWCGCCYGEEEDLLHVFVTGPIASQVWTRVSRRFGFQMRNCSTMASVFIAWFLSSDTSSKNHIRVIVPIVVCWLLWRARNQERFQGGRWEVNRIIWDVENFIEQLGRANKLRGFHFKGDKDCEWRRLVSGPARRSSPRAIAWEKPPCGVFKLNTDASVINGRAMGDGLVRNYQGKLIFAFYKEFGEHGVLEAECLALLEGLQLCLQRGLVPSLVEVDSKVLVHLVVSGAVAKWPLCNSLRKVRRFLEGFPATISHVFREANGPADRLAAVGLTGSHVFEEGSHLPAIVRLAIVLDSLGVPGVRWLSEDG; from the exons ATGGAAGAGTTTAATGAGGCGATTGGAAGTTGTGGGTTGTCGGAGGTGCCTTTTGATGGTGCTGCGTTTACATGGACGAATGGCACGGTGTGGCAGCGTTTGGATAGGGCCTTGATGAATCGGGAGTGGGCGGATGGGTTTGATCTCTCGCATGTGTCCCATCTGGCCAGGGGCCGTTCGGACCATGCGCCTCTATTGATCTGTTGCCAGAATGGGGGTCCTCCCAAATGTTCGTTTAAATTTCTAAATGTGTGGCGGGGTCATCCTGGGTTTCAGGAGGTGGTTCAGCGTGAATGGGGGAAGACAGTGGAGGGCGAGGGGATGGCAAAGTTCTATAATAAATTGAGATTGGTGAAGGCTGGTCTACGGGTTTGGAATGCTGAGGTGTTTGGAAATATATTCTCCAAGGTCAAGGAGGCTGAGGTCATTATGAAACAGCGTGAGGGGGAGTTTGATATGAGCCGCGATCCGGCAGCCAGGGCTTCACTGGAGGAGGCGAAGGCGGTGTATGCGCGAGAATCGGCAGCGGAATGTGAGTATTGGAGGCAGAAGGCGGGTGTCAAGTGGTTACAG GCTATTCGGGGTTCAGCTGTGGAGTTCGTATCCTCGTTGTTTGCTTCTGAGCAACATGGGTGGCAGCCGCCATCGGTTCCCTTCACGGTTCCCCAGTTGTCGGCAGAGGATAATGGGTTGCTTGCGGCACTCCCTGAGATGGAAGAGGTGCgagaggtgatttttggaatgGAGGCGGATAGTGCTCTGGGGCCGGATGGTTTTGGGGCAGGTTTTTATCAAGGGTGTTGGTCGAttattaagttggatttgctgGAGGCGGTGAAGGCCTTTTTTCAGGGTATGTGTTTGCCTAGGAGTTTCACTAGTACTTCTATTGTCCTTCTGCCTAAGGTGGCGGGGGCATCGTGCTGGAAAGACTTTAGGCCAATAAGTTTGTGCAACACTTGTTCCAAAATTATTTCAAAGGTGGTTGCTCGTCGGTTGGGGAGGGTGCTCCCGTCGCTAGTCTCCCCGTGGCAGACAGGTTTCGTTCCTGGCCGAGGGATAACGGATAACATTCTGCTCACTCAGGAGTTAGTGATGGATTTAGACAGGCGCTTGCGGCATCCGAACATCATGCTTAAGTTGGATATGGAGAAGGCTTATGACAGAGTGGAGTGGCCATTTCTGTTGTTTATGTTGAGGCAATTTGGGTTTCAGGAGCGGGTGGTGGATATTTTCTTTAGGTTAGTTTCTAATAATTGGTTTTCGATTTTGGTAAATGGAGAGGCTGCGGGTTTTTTCAAGTCGTCACGGGGTGTTCGGCAGGGGGACCCAGTTTCACCGGGTCTGTTTGTGTTAGTGACCGACTTCTTGGGCCGTGGCTTGCACCACTTGTTGCTTAGTAGGCCGGGAAGGCTTTTTGTGTCGGCGGGGTCTCAGGTGCCTTATCTCGCCTTCGCGGACGATATGCTTATCTATACGCGGTGTTCTGAGGACTGCCTGAATGCAATAAAGGGGTTTTTGGAGGGGTACCAACAGGCTTCAGGCCAGAGGGTGAATGTCAATAAGAGTGCTTTCATCTTGGCGTCGGGAGCGACTGAGGCGCAGGAGCAGATGGTAACGAGGGTCTTGGGGTTTCATCGGGCTCGGTTCCCTTTTACATATTTGGGTGCCCCTATTTATAAAGGGCGGTGTCTCAGTTTGTTGTTCGACGGTATTGAGGCAAAAATGCGGGGCCATCTTGGACACTGGAGTACTAAATTGCTTTCGTTTGGGGGGAAGATGGTTTTAATTCGACATGTTCTAGCGTCGTTGCCTATGTATTTGCTTCAGGTGTTGAATCCTCCTAAGGCGGTTTTCATCCGGTTGGGCAACATTTGTAATTCCTTTTTGTGGGATCAAAGGGGGGAGAAGCGTATGCATTGGGCCTCATGGGAGAAACTGTGTTTTCCTTCAGAGGAAGGGGGTCTGGGGTTTAGATCGTTTAGGGACATGTCTCGGGCTTTTGCGGCTAAGCTATGGTGGCGATTCCGGAGTGGTGACTCTATTTGGGCGGAATTCATGCATGCAAAGTACAGTTCGGGTTGTCATCCGTTGGAGGACTCGTCTGTGCGGCCTTCAAGGACTTGGCGCCGCCTTGAGGCGATCAGGGTGGTTGTGGAGCCGAAGATTAGGTGGTGTATAGGGGAAGGCCTGGTGGACTTCTGGAAGGATCGATGGGCTTTAGATAATCCGTTGGAAGAGGTGGTGGTGGGTGCGGGGCATCCGCATTTTCTTGTGTCTGAATTTTTAACCAGGGATGGTTGGGATGAGGCTCGTCTTGCTCAGTGGGTGCCGGAGTCGGTTATCGGTGTGATAAGGGACATCCCATTTGAGGTTTCTCAGAAGGATAGATTGGTTTGGGCGCCTTCTTCATCGGGTCTTTTTTCAGTAAACTCGGCGTGGGAGTTTCTTCGGCAACGGAGGTGTCCATCCTTGGTTGACTCTCTCCTTGGGCAGCCAGCTTTGCCAGCAAAAATGGTGTTTTTAGCGTGGCGCTTGGTAAGGAAGTTCATTCCTTTGGATGTGGTGTTGAAGTCGCGAGGGGTGATGATTCCTTCCTGGTGTGGGTGTTGTTATGGGGAGGAGGAGGATCTCTTGCATGTGTTTGTGACTGGGCCGATTGCTTCCCAAGTTTGGACGAGGGTGTCGCGTAGGTTTGGGTTTCAGATGAGAAATTGCTCTACCATGGCTTCGGTTTTCATTGCTTGGTTTCTATCTTCCGATACATCGTCCAAGAATCATATTAGGGTGATAGTGCCAATTGTGGTGTGTTGGCTTCTTTGGAGGGCTAGGAACCAGGAGCGCTTTCAGGGGGGCCGGTGGGAGGTCAACCGGATAATTTGGGATGTGGAGAATTTTATAGAACAGTTGGGGAGGGCAAATAAGCTTAGGGGGTTTCATTTCAAGGGGGATAAGGATTGTGAGTGGCGGCGGTTGGTCAGCGGTCCTGCCAGGCGAAGTTCCCCTCGGGCGATTGCCTGGGAAAAGCCTCCCTGTGGAGTGTTTAAATTGAATACAGATGCTAGTGTGATTAACGGGAGGGCCATGGGTGATGGGCTGGTGCGTAACTATCAGGGGAAATTGATTTTTGCCTTTTATAAGGAGTTCGGGGAGCACGGGGTGCTTGAGGCAGAGTGCTTGGCGCTTCTGGAGGGGTTGCAGTTGTGTCTTCAAAGGGGGCTGGTTCCTTCGCTAGTTGAGGTCGACTCCAAGGTTTTGGTTCATTTAGTGGTATCTGGGGCGGTTGCGAAGTGGCCACTATGTAACTCTCTAAGGAAGGTGAGACGTTTTTTGGAGGGTTTTCCGGCTACCATCTCACATGTTTTCCGGGAGGCCAACGGTCCCGCTGATAGGCTTGCAGCGGTTGGGTTAACTGGTTCTCATGTGTTTGAGGAGGGTTCACATTTGCCGGCAATTGTTAGGTTGGCCATAGTTCTGGATTCCCTGGGAGTGCCAGGGGTGCGGTGGTTATCTGAGGATGGGTAG
- the LOC113771029 gene encoding uncharacterized protein LOC113771029, which translates to MSRRSPKPIPRCSCGLTAMVKTSWTNWNPARRFVVCTLGEDEGCGFWEWYDPTMCERSTQVIPGLLRRMNRMESNMEELETSARRWENKAQKLELKVAKLEGEVKKHKTREHYLKRALLGTWAFILLYCFCCYLKTVIKSDHMLAIKG; encoded by the exons ATGTCGAGACGCTCTCCTAAACCCATACCTAGATGCTCCTGCGGATTAACAGCAATGGTGAAGACCTCATGGACAAATTGGAACCCAGCAAGAAGATTTGTGGTCTGCACTTTAGGAGAG GATGAGGGATGTGGTTTTTGGGAATGGTATGATCCAACAATGTGCGAAAGATCAACTCAAGTGATTCCTGGTTTGCTGCGAAGAATGAATAGAATGGAAAGTAATATGGAGGAATTAGAAACTTCAGCAAGAAGATGGGAAAATAAAGCTCAAAAATTGGAACTTAAAGTTGCAAAATTGGAGGGTGAAGTGAAAAAGCACAAGACCAGAGAGCACTATCTCAAAAGAGCTCTTCTCGGTACATGGGCTTTTATATTGTTGTATTGTTTTTGCTGCTATCTGAAGACTGTTATTAAGAGTGACCATATGTTGGCCATCAAGGGATAG